TGAGGGCCTGACCATGTTTGCCTACTACGCCCGACTGGCGGCGCGCAGTTTCCTCCGCAACAAGGTGCTGACCGCACTGATGGTGGTGGCCATCGCGCTGGGCATCGGCGCCTCGATGACCACCCTGACCGTCTTCCACGTGCTTTCCGGCGATCCGATTCCGGACAAGAGCGATCGCCTGTTCTACGTACAGCTGGACCCGGGCCCCCGCGGTGGCTACGTGCCCGGCGAGGAACCCAATTCGCAGATGACCCGCTTCGATGGCGAGGCCCTGCTGCGCGAGGCCAAGGCCGAACGCCAGGCGCTGATGAGCGGCGGCGGCGGCACCATCGAGCCGGACGCAAGCACCCTGCAGCCGTTCACGATCGATACCCGCTGGACCTCGGCCGATTTCTTCCCGATGTTCAACGTGCCGATGCAGTACGGCCGCCCGTGGACCCGCCAGGATGACGAGGGCCGCGCGCGCGTGGTGGTCATTTCCAAGGCACTGAACGACAAGCTGTACCAGGGCGGCAACAGCGTGGGCAAGGACATCCGCATGGATGGCCAGAGCTTCCGCATTGTCGGCGTAATGAAGGAATGGAACCCGGAACCGCAGTTCTTCGACCTGACCACCGGCAGCTACGGCAAGGATGAGGATCTGCTGCTGCCGGTCACCACCTCGTTCGACATGAAGCTGGGCAGCAACGGCAACATGAACTGCTTCGGCGAGAACCCGGACC
Above is a genomic segment from Stenotrophomonas sp. ESTM1D_MKCIP4_1 containing:
- a CDS encoding ABC transporter permease; this encodes MFAYYARLAARSFLRNKVLTALMVVAIALGIGASMTTLTVFHVLSGDPIPDKSDRLFYVQLDPGPRGGYVPGEEPNSQMTRFDGEALLREAKAERQALMSGGGGTIEPDASTLQPFTIDTRWTSADFFPMFNVPMQYGRPWTRQDDEGRARVVVISKALNDKLYQGGNSVGKDIRMDGQSFRIVGVMKEWNPEPQFFDLTTGSYGKDEDLLLPVTTSFDMKLGSNGNMNCFGENPDRDSYSLNAPCTWLQYWVEVDPAKADDFRRYLENYSSQQREAGRFERPPNVRLRNVMEWLDFNGAVPSDVRLQLWLALGFLGVCLVNTVGLLLAKFLRRSGEIGVRRALGASRGQIFLQCLVEAGAVGVVGGVLGIGVALLGLFAVRQQPVDYAKLAHLDGSMLLLAIGLTLFASIAAGFLPAWRAMQVTPAIQLKSQ